The proteins below come from a single Drosophila suzukii chromosome X, CBGP_Dsuzu_IsoJpt1.0, whole genome shotgun sequence genomic window:
- the RhoGAPp190 gene encoding rho GTPase-activating protein 190 isoform X5 translates to MRQFNISVIGLSGTEKDRGQVGVGKSCLCNRFMRPMADDYFIDHISVLSQSDFSGRIVNNDHFLYWGDVRKTTDEGVEYQFNIIEQTEFMDDSTFQAFKVGKMDPYSKRCTATKVFSAEKLMYICKNQLGIEKEYEQKVMPDGRLSIDGFVVVFDVSPVPNRSVEKQVEFVQNVIATILKNKKPLVLVTTKNDDAYELYVREAEKISQRKDYKSTVQLIETSAHESINIDLAFLLLAQMIDKVKNRVKIISYQESAKSRKELLDTRSEAVTRLIRNQITDYHVLWSQGSKMLSQYREWNEFLNIFGHEAGQKLFRRHMKKLRDDHLNKKLHQYLDKFALALEYLLPDIGALNISDDDAWECARNYLQNHIEFEQYFFECPQASWTELVDMDEAEDEARIPFDVLETSEAETVFRNYLNSVQQDKKKIGWKQQFKMLLEESGFVTPGKQLSEVRVLFMGRECFEALSEHDCQQIYDIHQDDIIEKSKQNFVELLLEHAQYFLQFKNVDNITQEDVRQITDVIQEDSRYKMLDRLDQERRLMLVQHLRFIHCPIRDHCPFFYNCVDSLIEEVLSDKSAGNHKTPSGGGWKSTGSGSDRTLNLLIVGSEHLASDLLNDIRICTGSKGEYIYENQTYYLNYRIANGDMEAFKAIDVYSSGLICVYSNQQSFETLKDNLERTLLCNLELEDKFENLPIVLVYQPQDLKENEVEYLRNEGMRLSEMLHCDFIDHTQNHQKYVYDILNIVILSLKLTEMKSYEPYPSNHTDLRILCCIFCGDQYDIENIVQPLVAESTLVKASEHSIIVDVFIGDAKRRVEFILSSYHGTSQYRDELIHGYIYFYSAKRRSSLANLSILAAQNANIPLQIIAVTESGGVNAFFNSDICQFLITEGNAVADRFKGSFMTFSADQYVKFAFYNPFLKTAWDNKYEVENLHVEESITLDSGEGTLENSVNQMPRPPPRHESYMLSNTLGTDGSGSENYEMAPTRSLNSLNEERDISLDEIYDDNEKPKHLHQTDVSGSKDSLATHDAEWLEDKSDGRRNMNKNSIWNNFSGSTHAYTTGRRHIDSNLNKIRPKGPSQTLKVGEAPSRNCPAMSSSTFTLPTQQPGKLNMKNFQLVSDAVAKMNFTGSGSGSGSGSGSGSTGLGLGLGTGGSGSMGDSYLEPCDKDGKRYDHAQLDGEDEDSEELAEYEQIYENEDCTESDSCASSTERRVRQQNAYYKASKKPVAAKKQKKKKVAIPVQTPRVPPFGSYVSPPEIPLHYQRMVVGGGGPGEKKKPEPCVPDFMKSDKSPEQYSMVPELAAAGIFGTENLPEYSAKCLKEYEKLEKLEKRRLKEETARLRKLQEKEKEQEKKLKRKLKQNSKGLVESAEAQFGKLMISSEQGEIPIFLNKCVEFIEKEGLDSEGIYRVPGSRAHVDMLFQRFEEDTKTEIDALDIPVNAVATALKDFFSKRLPPLFSKDIIKELEEIAGSRGVGNSKLNVEVKTDRSCRLIALKSLLQKLPPINFAILKYIFQHFVHVSDNSKLNSMDSKNLAICWWPTLIPIDFTDMGHFEQLRPYLEDIVQTMIDQFPYLFCGKDAFVMV, encoded by the exons ATGCGTCAGTTTAACATCTCGGTCATTGGACTATCCGGGACCGAAAAGGACCGCGGCCAGGTGGGCGTGGGCAAGTCATGCCTGTGCAACAGATTCATGCGCCCGATGGCCGACGACTACTTCATCGATCACATATCAGTGCTCAGCCAGAGCGACTTCAGTGGCCGGATCGTGAACAACGACCACTTCCTCTACTGGGGCGATGTGCGCAAGACGACGGACGAGGGCGTCGAGTACCAGTTCAACATCATCGAGCAGACCGAGTTCATGGACGACTCCACCTTCCAGGCCTTTAAGGTGGGCAAGATGGATCCGTACTCGAAGCGGTGCACCGCCACCAAGGTCTTCTCCGCGGAGAAGCTAATGTACATATGCAAGAATCAGTTGGGCATCGAGAAGGAGTACGAGCAGAAGGTGATGCCCGATGGCCGGCTCAGTATCGACGGCTTTGTGGTCGTCTTCGATGTGAGTCCGGTGCCCAATCGCAGTGTGGAGAAGCAGGTGGAGTTCGTGCAGAATGTAATCGCCACCATTCTGAAGAACAAGAAGCCCCTGGTGCTGGTGACCACCAAGAACGACGACGCCTACGAGTTATATGTCCGCGAGGCGGAGAAGATTAGCCAGCGAAAGGACTACAAGAGCACCGTTCAGCTGATCGAGACATCGGCCCACGAGAGCATCAACATCGATTTGGCCTTCCTCCTGCTCGCCCAGATGATCGACAAGGTTAAGAACCGGGTCAAGATCATCTCCTACCAGGAGTCGGCCAAATCACGCAAGGAGCTCCTGGACACACGATCAGAGGCGGTGACGCGACTGATTCGCAACCAGATCACCGACTATCATGTCCTGTGGTCGCAGGGCTCTAAGATGCTGTCGCAATACCGCGAGTGGAACGAGTTCCTCAACATATTTGGCCACGAGGCCGGTCAGAAGCTCTTCCGGCGGCACATGAAGAAGCTGCGCGACGATCATCTCAACAAAAAGCTACATCAGTATTTGGACAAGTTCGCATTGGCCCTGGAGTACCTGCTGCCGGACATTGGGGCCCTAAATATCAGCGATGACGACGCGTGGGAGTGCGCCAGGAATTATCTGCAGAATCACATCGAGTTCGAGCAGTACTTCTTCGAGTGCCCGCAGGCCTCGTGGACGGAGCTGGTGGACATGGACGAGGCGGAGGACGAGGCCCGCATTCCGTTCGATGTGCTGGAGACTTCCGAGGCAGAGACCGTCTTCCGTAACTACTTGAACTCGGTACAGCAGGACAAGAAAAAGATTGG ATGGAAGCAGCAGTTCAAAATGCTGCTGGAGGAGTCTGGTTTTGTGACGCCCGGCAAGCAGCTGTCCGAGGTGCGAGTCCTCTTCATGGGCCGCGAATGCTTCGAGGCACTCTCGGAGCACGACTGCCAGCAGATCTATGATATCCACCAGGACGACATTATCGAGAAGAGCAAGCAGAACTTTGTGGAGCTTCTGCTGGAGCACGCTCAATACTTTCTGCAGTTCAAGAACGTGGACAACATTACGCAGGAGGATGTCCGCCAGATCACCGATGTCATCCAGGAGGATTCGCGCTACAAGATGCTCGATCGCTTGGACCAGGAGCGTCGCCTGATGCTCGTCCAGCACCTGCGCTTCATCCACTGCCCCATCCGCGACCACTGCCCCTTTTTCTACAACTGTGTGGACAGCCTGATCGAGGAGGTGCTGTCCGACAAGTCGGCCGGTAACCACAAGACGCCCAGCGGCGGTGGTTGGAAGAGTACCGGCAGCGGCAGTGACCGCACGCTCAATCTGCTGATCGTGGGCTCTGAGCACCTGGCCAGCGATCTTCTCAACGACATCCGCATCTGCACCGGCAGCAAGGGCGAGTACATCTACGAGAACCAGACGTACTATCTCAACTACCGAATTGCCAACGGCGACATGGAGGCCTTCAAGGCCATCGATGTCTACTCGAGTG gCCTGATTTGCGTATACTCCAACCAGCAATCTTTTGAGACGCTCAAAGACAACTTGGAGCGCACTCTGCTCTGCAACCTGGAGCTGGAGGACAAGTTCGAGAATCTGCCTATTGTGCTGGTCTACCAGCCGCAGGATCTCAAAGAGAACGAGGTGGAGTACTTGCGCAACGAGGGCATGCGCCTGTCGGAGATGCTGCACTGCGACTTCATCGACCATACGCAGAATCACCAGAAGTACGTGTACGACATACTCAACATCGTCATCCTGTCGCTGAAGCTGACCGAGATGAAGAGCTACGAGCCATATCCCTCCAACCACACGGACCTGCGCATCCTGTGCTGCATCTTCTGTGGCGATCAGTACGACATCGAGAACATTGTGCAGCCGCTGGTGGCGGAATCGACGCTGGTCAAGGCCAGCGAGCACTCCATCATTGTCGACGTCTTCATTGGCGATGCCAAGCGGCGTGTGGAGTTCATCCTGTCTTCATATCACGGCACTAGCCAGTACCGCGATGAGCTGATCCATGGCTATATTTACTTTTACTCCGCCAAGCGTCGATCTTCGTTGGCAAATCTTAG CATCCTGGCAGCCCAGAATGCCAACATTCCGTTGCAGATTATCGCGGTGACCGAGAGCGGGGGCGTTAATGCCTTCTTCAACAGCGATATTTGCCAGTTTTTGATCACCGAGGGCAATGCGGTGGCTGATCGCTTCAAGGGCAGCTTTATGACCTTCTCGGCGGATCAGTATGTCAAGT TTGCGTTCTATAATCCATTCCTGAAGACGGCCTGGGACAACAAGTACGAGGTGGAGAACCTGCATGTGGAGGAGTCAATTACTTTGGATTCGGGCGAGGGCACGCTGGAGAACTCTGTTAACCAGATGCCACGCCCGCCGCCGCGCCACGAGAGCTACATGCTGTCCAATACGCTGGGAACCGACGGTTCCGGCAGTGAGAACTACGAAATGGCTCCTACCCGATCTCTCAACTCATTAAATG AAGAAAGAGATATATCATTAGATGAAATCTACGATGACAACGAAAAGCCCAAGCACCTGCATCAAA CGGATGTCAGCGGGTCCAAGGATTCACTAGCCACCCATGATGCAG AGTGGCTGGAGGATAAGAGCGACGGGCGGCGGAACATGAACAAGAACTCGATTTGGAACAACTTCAGCGGATCGACACATGCCTACACCACCGGTCGCCGGCACATCGACTCCAATCTGAACAAGATCCGCCCGAAGGGACCCAGCCAAACGCTGAAGGTGGGCGAGGCGCCCAGTCGCAACTGCCCAGCCATGAGCTCCTCCACCTTCACCCTGCCCACCCAGCAGCCGGGCAAGCTCAACATGAAGAACTTCCAGCTGGTCAGCGATGCGGTGGCCAAGATGAATTTCACCGGCTCCGGTTCGGGTTCGGGCTCCGGCTCGGGATCGGGCAGCACTGGGCTGGGCCTGGGACTGGGCACCGGTGGCAGCGGCAGCATGGGCGACTCGTATCTGGAGCCCTGCGACAAGGACGGCAAGCGCTATGACCATGCCCAGTTGGATGGCGAGGACGAGGACTCCGAGGAGCTGGCCGAGTACGAGCAGATCTACGAAAACGAAG ACTGCACCGAATCCGACAGCTGTGCCAGTTCCACGGAGCGACGGGTGCGCCAGCAGAATGCCTACTACAAGGCCAGCAAGAAGCCGGTGGCCGCCAAGaagcagaagaagaagaaggtGGCCATCCCGGTGCAGACGCCGCGAGTTCCTCCGTTCGGCTCCTATGTGAGTCCGCCGGAGATTCCGCTGCACTACCAGCGCATGGTCGTTGGCGGCGGCGGGCCAGGTGAGAAAA AGAAACCCGAACCTTGCGTTCCCGATTTCATGAAGAGCGACAAGTCGCCGGAG CAGTATTCCATGGTGCCGGAACTGGCGGCTGCAGGCATCTTCGGCACGGAGAACTTGCCCGAATACAGCGCCAAGTGCTTGAAGGAGTACGAGAAGTTGGAGAAGCTGGAGAAGCGGCGCCTCAAGGAGGAGACGGCCCGGCTGCGTAAGCTCCAGGAGAAGGAGAAGGAGCAGGAGAAGAAGCTCAAGCGCAAGCTCAAGCAGAATTCCAAGGGCCTGGTTGAGTCGGCGGAGGCGCAGTTTGGCAAGCTAATGATTAGCTCCGAGCAGGGCGAGATCCCCATCTTCCTCAACAAGTGCGTGGAGTTCATCGAGAAGGAGGGCCTGGATTCCGAGGGCATCTACAGGGTGCCGGGGAGCAGGGCGCACGTGGACATGCTGTTCCAGCGATTCGAAGAGG ATACCAAAACTGAGATCGATGCGCTGGACATTCCCGTCAACGCAGTGGCCACCGCACTGAAGGACTTCTTCTCCAAGCGCCTGCCGCCGCTGTTCAGCAAGGACATTATCAAGGAGCTGGAGGAGATTGCCG GTTCCCGCGGCGTGGGCAACTCCAAGCTGAATGTGGAGGTCAAAACGGACCGGAGTTGCCGCTTGATAGCTTTAAAATCGCTGCTCCAAAAGCTGCCGCCCATCAACTTTGCCATACTCAAATACATATTCCAGCACTTTGTGCA CGTCTCGGACAACTCGAAGCTAAACAGCATGGACAGCAAGAACCTGGCCATCTGCTGGTGGCCCACACTCATTCCCATCGACTTCACCGACATGGGCCACTTCGAGCAGCTGCGTCCGTATCTGGAGGACATTGTCCAGACCATGATCGACCAGTTCCCGTATCTGTTCTGCGGCAAGGACGCCTTTGTCATGGTCTAG
- the RhoGAPp190 gene encoding rho GTPase-activating protein 190 isoform X2 — translation MRQFNISVIGLSGTEKDRGQVGVGKSCLCNRFMRPMADDYFIDHISVLSQSDFSGRIVNNDHFLYWGDVRKTTDEGVEYQFNIIEQTEFMDDSTFQAFKVGKMDPYSKRCTATKVFSAEKLMYICKNQLGIEKEYEQKVMPDGRLSIDGFVVVFDVSPVPNRSVEKQVEFVQNVIATILKNKKPLVLVTTKNDDAYELYVREAEKISQRKDYKSTVQLIETSAHESINIDLAFLLLAQMIDKVKNRVKIISYQESAKSRKELLDTRSEAVTRLIRNQITDYHVLWSQGSKMLSQYREWNEFLNIFGHEAGQKLFRRHMKKLRDDHLNKKLHQYLDKFALALEYLLPDIGALNISDDDAWECARNYLQNHIEFEQYFFECPQASWTELVDMDEAEDEARIPFDVLETSEAETVFRNYLNSVQQDKKKIGWKQQFKMLLEESGFVTPGKQLSEVRVLFMGRECFEALSEHDCQQIYDIHQDDIIEKSKQNFVELLLEHAQYFLQFKNVDNITQEDVRQITDVIQEDSRYKMLDRLDQERRLMLVQHLRFIHCPIRDHCPFFYNCVDSLIEEVLSDKSAGNHKTPSGGGWKSTGSGSDRTLNLLIVGSEHLASDLLNDIRICTGSKGEYIYENQTYYLNYRIANGDMEAFKAIDVYSSGLICVYSNQQSFETLKDNLERTLLCNLELEDKFENLPIVLVYQPQDLKENEVEYLRNEGMRLSEMLHCDFIDHTQNHQKYVYDILNIVILSLKLTEMKSYEPYPSNHTDLRILCCIFCGDQYDIENIVQPLVAESTLVKASEHSIIVDVFIGDAKRRVEFILSSYHGTSQYRDELIHGYIYFYSAKRRSSLANLSILAAQNANIPLQIIAVTESGGVNAFFNSDICQFLITEGNAVADRFKGSFMTFSADQYVKFAFYNPFLKTAWDNKYEVENLHVEESITLDSGEGTLENSVNQMPRPPPRHESYMLSNTLGTDGSGSENYEMAPTRSLNSLNEERDISLDEIYDDNEKPKHLHQRFQIFPPPTTPPEPAPPDHQLITCTYKSQFVSASESSLEEITSDVSGSKDSLATHDAEWLEDKSDGRRNMNKNSIWNNFSGSTHAYTTGRRHIDSNLNKIRPKGPSQTLKVGEAPSRNCPAMSSSTFTLPTQQPGKLNMKNFQLVSDAVAKMNFTGSGSGSGSGSGSGSTGLGLGLGTGGSGSMGDSYLEPCDKDGKRYDHAQLDGEDEDSEELAEYEQIYENEDCTESDSCASSTERRVRQQNAYYKASKKPVAAKKQKKKKVAIPVQTPRVPPFGSYVSPPEIPLHYQRMVVGGGGPGEKKKPEPCVPDFMKSDKSPEYSMVPELAAAGIFGTENLPEYSAKCLKEYEKLEKLEKRRLKEETARLRKLQEKEKEQEKKLKRKLKQNSKGLVESAEAQFGKLMISSEQGEIPIFLNKCVEFIEKEGLDSEGIYRVPGSRAHVDMLFQRFEEDTKTEIDALDIPVNAVATALKDFFSKRLPPLFSKDIIKELEEIAGSRGVGNSKLNVEVKTDRSCRLIALKSLLQKLPPINFAILKYIFQHFVHVSDNSKLNSMDSKNLAICWWPTLIPIDFTDMGHFEQLRPYLEDIVQTMIDQFPYLFCGKDAFVMV, via the exons ATGCGTCAGTTTAACATCTCGGTCATTGGACTATCCGGGACCGAAAAGGACCGCGGCCAGGTGGGCGTGGGCAAGTCATGCCTGTGCAACAGATTCATGCGCCCGATGGCCGACGACTACTTCATCGATCACATATCAGTGCTCAGCCAGAGCGACTTCAGTGGCCGGATCGTGAACAACGACCACTTCCTCTACTGGGGCGATGTGCGCAAGACGACGGACGAGGGCGTCGAGTACCAGTTCAACATCATCGAGCAGACCGAGTTCATGGACGACTCCACCTTCCAGGCCTTTAAGGTGGGCAAGATGGATCCGTACTCGAAGCGGTGCACCGCCACCAAGGTCTTCTCCGCGGAGAAGCTAATGTACATATGCAAGAATCAGTTGGGCATCGAGAAGGAGTACGAGCAGAAGGTGATGCCCGATGGCCGGCTCAGTATCGACGGCTTTGTGGTCGTCTTCGATGTGAGTCCGGTGCCCAATCGCAGTGTGGAGAAGCAGGTGGAGTTCGTGCAGAATGTAATCGCCACCATTCTGAAGAACAAGAAGCCCCTGGTGCTGGTGACCACCAAGAACGACGACGCCTACGAGTTATATGTCCGCGAGGCGGAGAAGATTAGCCAGCGAAAGGACTACAAGAGCACCGTTCAGCTGATCGAGACATCGGCCCACGAGAGCATCAACATCGATTTGGCCTTCCTCCTGCTCGCCCAGATGATCGACAAGGTTAAGAACCGGGTCAAGATCATCTCCTACCAGGAGTCGGCCAAATCACGCAAGGAGCTCCTGGACACACGATCAGAGGCGGTGACGCGACTGATTCGCAACCAGATCACCGACTATCATGTCCTGTGGTCGCAGGGCTCTAAGATGCTGTCGCAATACCGCGAGTGGAACGAGTTCCTCAACATATTTGGCCACGAGGCCGGTCAGAAGCTCTTCCGGCGGCACATGAAGAAGCTGCGCGACGATCATCTCAACAAAAAGCTACATCAGTATTTGGACAAGTTCGCATTGGCCCTGGAGTACCTGCTGCCGGACATTGGGGCCCTAAATATCAGCGATGACGACGCGTGGGAGTGCGCCAGGAATTATCTGCAGAATCACATCGAGTTCGAGCAGTACTTCTTCGAGTGCCCGCAGGCCTCGTGGACGGAGCTGGTGGACATGGACGAGGCGGAGGACGAGGCCCGCATTCCGTTCGATGTGCTGGAGACTTCCGAGGCAGAGACCGTCTTCCGTAACTACTTGAACTCGGTACAGCAGGACAAGAAAAAGATTGG ATGGAAGCAGCAGTTCAAAATGCTGCTGGAGGAGTCTGGTTTTGTGACGCCCGGCAAGCAGCTGTCCGAGGTGCGAGTCCTCTTCATGGGCCGCGAATGCTTCGAGGCACTCTCGGAGCACGACTGCCAGCAGATCTATGATATCCACCAGGACGACATTATCGAGAAGAGCAAGCAGAACTTTGTGGAGCTTCTGCTGGAGCACGCTCAATACTTTCTGCAGTTCAAGAACGTGGACAACATTACGCAGGAGGATGTCCGCCAGATCACCGATGTCATCCAGGAGGATTCGCGCTACAAGATGCTCGATCGCTTGGACCAGGAGCGTCGCCTGATGCTCGTCCAGCACCTGCGCTTCATCCACTGCCCCATCCGCGACCACTGCCCCTTTTTCTACAACTGTGTGGACAGCCTGATCGAGGAGGTGCTGTCCGACAAGTCGGCCGGTAACCACAAGACGCCCAGCGGCGGTGGTTGGAAGAGTACCGGCAGCGGCAGTGACCGCACGCTCAATCTGCTGATCGTGGGCTCTGAGCACCTGGCCAGCGATCTTCTCAACGACATCCGCATCTGCACCGGCAGCAAGGGCGAGTACATCTACGAGAACCAGACGTACTATCTCAACTACCGAATTGCCAACGGCGACATGGAGGCCTTCAAGGCCATCGATGTCTACTCGAGTG gCCTGATTTGCGTATACTCCAACCAGCAATCTTTTGAGACGCTCAAAGACAACTTGGAGCGCACTCTGCTCTGCAACCTGGAGCTGGAGGACAAGTTCGAGAATCTGCCTATTGTGCTGGTCTACCAGCCGCAGGATCTCAAAGAGAACGAGGTGGAGTACTTGCGCAACGAGGGCATGCGCCTGTCGGAGATGCTGCACTGCGACTTCATCGACCATACGCAGAATCACCAGAAGTACGTGTACGACATACTCAACATCGTCATCCTGTCGCTGAAGCTGACCGAGATGAAGAGCTACGAGCCATATCCCTCCAACCACACGGACCTGCGCATCCTGTGCTGCATCTTCTGTGGCGATCAGTACGACATCGAGAACATTGTGCAGCCGCTGGTGGCGGAATCGACGCTGGTCAAGGCCAGCGAGCACTCCATCATTGTCGACGTCTTCATTGGCGATGCCAAGCGGCGTGTGGAGTTCATCCTGTCTTCATATCACGGCACTAGCCAGTACCGCGATGAGCTGATCCATGGCTATATTTACTTTTACTCCGCCAAGCGTCGATCTTCGTTGGCAAATCTTAG CATCCTGGCAGCCCAGAATGCCAACATTCCGTTGCAGATTATCGCGGTGACCGAGAGCGGGGGCGTTAATGCCTTCTTCAACAGCGATATTTGCCAGTTTTTGATCACCGAGGGCAATGCGGTGGCTGATCGCTTCAAGGGCAGCTTTATGACCTTCTCGGCGGATCAGTATGTCAAGT TTGCGTTCTATAATCCATTCCTGAAGACGGCCTGGGACAACAAGTACGAGGTGGAGAACCTGCATGTGGAGGAGTCAATTACTTTGGATTCGGGCGAGGGCACGCTGGAGAACTCTGTTAACCAGATGCCACGCCCGCCGCCGCGCCACGAGAGCTACATGCTGTCCAATACGCTGGGAACCGACGGTTCCGGCAGTGAGAACTACGAAATGGCTCCTACCCGATCTCTCAACTCATTAAATG AAGAAAGAGATATATCATTAGATGAAATCTACGATGACAACGAAAAGCCCAAGCACCTGCATCAAA GATTCCAGATATTCCCTCCTCCAACAACTCCTCCAGAGCCAGCCCCTCCAGATCATCAGCTCATTACATGCACATATAAGAGTCAATTCGTTTCGGCTTCAGAATCAAGTTTGGAAGAAATAACAT CGGATGTCAGCGGGTCCAAGGATTCACTAGCCACCCATGATGCAG AGTGGCTGGAGGATAAGAGCGACGGGCGGCGGAACATGAACAAGAACTCGATTTGGAACAACTTCAGCGGATCGACACATGCCTACACCACCGGTCGCCGGCACATCGACTCCAATCTGAACAAGATCCGCCCGAAGGGACCCAGCCAAACGCTGAAGGTGGGCGAGGCGCCCAGTCGCAACTGCCCAGCCATGAGCTCCTCCACCTTCACCCTGCCCACCCAGCAGCCGGGCAAGCTCAACATGAAGAACTTCCAGCTGGTCAGCGATGCGGTGGCCAAGATGAATTTCACCGGCTCCGGTTCGGGTTCGGGCTCCGGCTCGGGATCGGGCAGCACTGGGCTGGGCCTGGGACTGGGCACCGGTGGCAGCGGCAGCATGGGCGACTCGTATCTGGAGCCCTGCGACAAGGACGGCAAGCGCTATGACCATGCCCAGTTGGATGGCGAGGACGAGGACTCCGAGGAGCTGGCCGAGTACGAGCAGATCTACGAAAACGAAG ACTGCACCGAATCCGACAGCTGTGCCAGTTCCACGGAGCGACGGGTGCGCCAGCAGAATGCCTACTACAAGGCCAGCAAGAAGCCGGTGGCCGCCAAGaagcagaagaagaagaaggtGGCCATCCCGGTGCAGACGCCGCGAGTTCCTCCGTTCGGCTCCTATGTGAGTCCGCCGGAGATTCCGCTGCACTACCAGCGCATGGTCGTTGGCGGCGGCGGGCCAGGTGAGAAAA AGAAACCCGAACCTTGCGTTCCCGATTTCATGAAGAGCGACAAGTCGCCGGAG TATTCCATGGTGCCGGAACTGGCGGCTGCAGGCATCTTCGGCACGGAGAACTTGCCCGAATACAGCGCCAAGTGCTTGAAGGAGTACGAGAAGTTGGAGAAGCTGGAGAAGCGGCGCCTCAAGGAGGAGACGGCCCGGCTGCGTAAGCTCCAGGAGAAGGAGAAGGAGCAGGAGAAGAAGCTCAAGCGCAAGCTCAAGCAGAATTCCAAGGGCCTGGTTGAGTCGGCGGAGGCGCAGTTTGGCAAGCTAATGATTAGCTCCGAGCAGGGCGAGATCCCCATCTTCCTCAACAAGTGCGTGGAGTTCATCGAGAAGGAGGGCCTGGATTCCGAGGGCATCTACAGGGTGCCGGGGAGCAGGGCGCACGTGGACATGCTGTTCCAGCGATTCGAAGAGG ATACCAAAACTGAGATCGATGCGCTGGACATTCCCGTCAACGCAGTGGCCACCGCACTGAAGGACTTCTTCTCCAAGCGCCTGCCGCCGCTGTTCAGCAAGGACATTATCAAGGAGCTGGAGGAGATTGCCG GTTCCCGCGGCGTGGGCAACTCCAAGCTGAATGTGGAGGTCAAAACGGACCGGAGTTGCCGCTTGATAGCTTTAAAATCGCTGCTCCAAAAGCTGCCGCCCATCAACTTTGCCATACTCAAATACATATTCCAGCACTTTGTGCA CGTCTCGGACAACTCGAAGCTAAACAGCATGGACAGCAAGAACCTGGCCATCTGCTGGTGGCCCACACTCATTCCCATCGACTTCACCGACATGGGCCACTTCGAGCAGCTGCGTCCGTATCTGGAGGACATTGTCCAGACCATGATCGACCAGTTCCCGTATCTGTTCTGCGGCAAGGACGCCTTTGTCATGGTCTAG